A window of the Candidatus Deferrimicrobiaceae bacterium genome harbors these coding sequences:
- a CDS encoding GGDEF domain-containing protein encodes MSTRDEATATILNALATGPIPSAVPADCDYAEELSRLVAAISGTRRVILALGSGDFSTPVDGTGPLAEALASLRTSMLRVLRQTKQAAAGDYSQQVEAMGEFSHVFNGVVQRLKEVNDELVHVGNHDSLTGLYNRTFFDAEYDRMSRGRTFPISFIVADINGLKLANDRRGNAVGDELITRAGELLRRQVRADDVLARVGGDEFVMLLPHADAAAAEMILNRIRTAMAKEEAAGEDLPVSLSLGSGTAPKPERMADALKEADDRMTLDKAAHYLK; translated from the coding sequence ATGTCGACAAGAGACGAAGCGACTGCAACCATTCTGAACGCGCTGGCAACCGGCCCGATCCCGTCGGCGGTCCCGGCGGATTGCGATTACGCCGAGGAGCTGTCCCGGCTCGTCGCCGCCATTTCCGGGACCCGGCGTGTCATCCTGGCGCTCGGCAGCGGCGATTTTTCCACCCCGGTCGACGGGACCGGGCCGCTCGCCGAGGCGCTGGCTTCCCTCCGGACGTCCATGCTTCGCGTCCTCAGGCAGACGAAGCAGGCCGCGGCCGGCGATTACAGCCAACAGGTCGAGGCCATGGGGGAGTTCTCCCACGTCTTCAACGGGGTGGTCCAGCGGCTCAAGGAAGTGAACGACGAGCTGGTCCACGTCGGGAACCACGATAGCCTGACCGGGCTCTACAACCGGACCTTCTTCGACGCCGAGTACGACCGGATGTCGCGCGGCCGGACGTTCCCTATCAGCTTCATCGTGGCAGACATCAACGGCCTCAAGCTGGCAAACGACCGGCGGGGGAACGCGGTCGGCGACGAGCTGATCACCCGGGCCGGCGAGCTGCTCCGCCGGCAGGTCCGGGCCGACGACGTTCTCGCACGGGTCGGCGGCGACGAGTTCGTCATGCTCCTGCCCCATGCCGACGCGGCGGCGGCCGAGATGATTCTCAATCGGATCCGCACGGCCATGGCAAAGGAGGAGGCGGCCGGCGAGGACCTTCCCGTCTCGCTCTCGCTGGGATCGGGGACCGCGCCGAAGCCCGAGCGGATGGCCGACGCCCTCAAGGAAGCCGACGACCGGATGACGCTCGACAAGGCCGCCCATTACCTGAAATAG
- a CDS encoding cobalamin-binding protein, with the protein MKASSIHRGSRDRIRRTVLALRLPLVLLPLLLALFSLQSDAFYPVRSRTDPFPLAMKDARGAVVRLPAAPRRVVSIAPSLTEIVFLLGKSSSLVGTTRYCNFPPAAAKLPKVGGISDPDVERIVAASPDLVLCTTDGNPKDKVEAIEGLHIPAYCVAPQNLEGIFDTVERVGALLGVPAEGKRQATLLRRRAGRASRPGSRTSPRVLFVVSTSPVIAAGGGTFMDELIRVSGGVNAAGGFATRYPRLSTEDLLSAAPDLILVASMVGVDRFSPEVTRWKQVPAFRDGAVDYVDGDIVTRPGPRMVDALETVSRRLDRWRAAHTPGRRR; encoded by the coding sequence TTGAAGGCATCGTCAATCCATCGCGGAAGCAGGGACCGGATCCGGCGCACGGTGCTCGCGCTCCGGTTACCGCTGGTTCTCCTGCCGCTGCTCCTCGCGCTGTTCTCCCTGCAATCGGACGCGTTCTATCCCGTCCGTTCCCGCACCGACCCGTTTCCCCTGGCCATGAAAGACGCCCGGGGCGCTGTTGTCCGCCTCCCGGCCGCGCCGCGCCGCGTCGTGTCGATCGCGCCCAGCTTGACCGAGATCGTCTTCCTGCTCGGGAAATCGTCGTCGTTGGTCGGCACGACCCGCTACTGCAACTTCCCGCCCGCCGCGGCGAAACTGCCGAAGGTGGGCGGCATCTCCGACCCCGACGTGGAGCGGATCGTGGCCGCATCTCCGGATCTCGTGCTTTGCACCACGGACGGCAACCCGAAAGACAAGGTCGAAGCGATAGAGGGTTTGCACATCCCGGCCTACTGCGTCGCCCCGCAGAACCTCGAAGGGATCTTCGACACGGTCGAGCGCGTCGGCGCGCTGCTGGGCGTTCCCGCGGAAGGAAAGCGGCAGGCGACGCTCCTGCGCCGCCGCGCCGGGCGGGCGAGCCGCCCGGGATCGAGGACGTCGCCGCGAGTGCTGTTCGTGGTCTCCACCAGCCCCGTCATCGCGGCCGGCGGCGGCACGTTCATGGACGAGCTGATCCGCGTCTCGGGGGGCGTCAACGCGGCGGGCGGTTTCGCGACCCGGTACCCGCGCCTATCGACGGAAGACCTGCTTTCCGCCGCGCCCGACCTGATCCTCGTCGCGTCGATGGTCGGCGTCGATCGCTTTTCGCCCGAGGTGACGCGCTGGAAGCAGGTGCCCGCGTTCCGGGACGGGGCGGTCGACTACGTCGACGGCGATATCGTCACGCGGCCGGGCCCGCGGATGGTCGACGCGCTCGAGACGGTCTCGCGCCGCCTCGACCGCTGGCGGGCCGCGCATACGCCCGGGAGGAGGCGCTGA
- a CDS encoding iron ABC transporter permease — translation MRPVVVYPLLGAAFAGAMALSVATGSTHIAPADVLGALAGGGADTAARVVRELRLPRALLGAMVGGALSVSGVAFQALLRNPLADPYILGVSGGAAVGALLASLFVTSAFLPLPACAFLGAALAATAVFLLARRGGGVSRERLVLMGVVVGAFLNALIMMMVTMAPPGRIPGAIYWLMGDLGQGTLSRVGLLAPYVAVGLIVLLLLSRGLDLLLLGDEAAFQAGLPVERIKTVLYLTASLLAGSVVAVSGLIGFIGLIVPHGARALVGSSHRRLLPAALLLGAAFLLVADVAARTLSPSGELPVGAVTALVGAPFFLVLLRRKGTGA, via the coding sequence ATGCGGCCGGTCGTCGTCTACCCGCTGCTGGGCGCGGCGTTCGCCGGCGCGATGGCGCTGTCGGTCGCGACCGGCTCGACCCATATCGCGCCCGCCGACGTCCTCGGGGCGCTGGCCGGAGGCGGCGCCGACACCGCCGCGCGGGTCGTGCGCGAGCTGCGGCTCCCGCGGGCGCTTCTGGGCGCCATGGTGGGGGGCGCGCTCTCCGTCTCCGGCGTCGCGTTCCAGGCGTTGCTGCGCAACCCGCTGGCCGACCCGTACATTCTGGGCGTCTCGGGCGGCGCCGCGGTCGGGGCGCTGCTCGCCTCGCTGTTCGTCACATCGGCGTTCCTGCCGCTGCCCGCCTGCGCCTTTCTGGGGGCGGCGCTCGCCGCGACGGCGGTCTTCCTGCTGGCGCGCCGCGGTGGCGGCGTATCGCGCGAGCGGCTCGTCCTCATGGGCGTCGTGGTCGGCGCCTTCCTCAACGCGCTCATCATGATGATGGTGACGATGGCGCCGCCGGGCCGGATCCCCGGGGCGATCTACTGGCTGATGGGCGACCTTGGGCAGGGGACGCTCTCGCGTGTCGGCCTGCTCGCGCCTTACGTCGCGGTTGGCCTTATCGTGCTGCTGCTGCTTTCGCGCGGTCTTGACCTGCTGCTGCTTGGCGACGAGGCCGCGTTCCAGGCAGGGCTGCCCGTCGAGCGGATCAAGACGGTGCTCTACCTCACTGCATCGCTTTTGGCGGGCTCCGTCGTCGCGGTCTCGGGGCTGATCGGTTTCATCGGCCTGATCGTCCCGCACGGGGCGCGGGCGCTGGTCGGCTCGTCGCACCGGCGGCTCCTGCCTGCCGCGCTGCTGCTGGGCGCCGCATTCCTGCTGGTCGCCGACGTCGCCGCGCGCACGCTGTCGCCCTCGGGGGAGCTGCCGGTGGGGGCGGTCACCGCGCTGGTCGGCGCCCCGTTCTTCCTTGTGCTGCTGCGACGGAAGGGGACCGGCGCATGA
- a CDS encoding ABC transporter ATP-binding protein yields MSGPALSARAVSFRYGGRAVLSDVSFAMTAGEVVILLGPNGAGKSTLLRLLSGTLSPASGEIALFGRAPADYSRREMARRLSVVGQDPPVDFPMSVAEYVALGRYPHLGLFGGEGVGDREKVSQALSASGLSDLAGRPLSALSAGERQRAAVARAIAQDARVMLFDEPTAFLDIRHRVLFHEIVERLAGEGGIGALVASHDLSLSAEYGDRIVLLAGGAVMADGRPEDVLTPENVYAAYGVEVVCDRNPATGAVRITPVRRSRARQDG; encoded by the coding sequence ATGAGCGGGCCGGCGCTGTCGGCGCGCGCCGTGTCGTTTCGATACGGCGGCCGGGCGGTACTGTCGGATGTCTCCTTCGCGATGACGGCGGGAGAGGTCGTCATCCTGCTCGGCCCCAACGGGGCGGGGAAAAGCACGCTGCTGCGGCTGCTCTCCGGGACGCTGTCGCCCGCCTCGGGCGAGATCGCGCTGTTCGGGCGCGCGCCGGCCGATTACTCCCGTCGGGAGATGGCGCGGCGCCTGTCGGTCGTCGGCCAGGACCCGCCGGTCGATTTCCCGATGTCGGTCGCGGAATACGTGGCGCTCGGCCGTTACCCGCATCTCGGCCTGTTCGGCGGCGAGGGCGTCGGCGACCGGGAAAAGGTTTCGCAGGCGCTTTCGGCCTCCGGATTGTCCGACCTCGCAGGGCGGCCCCTGTCGGCGCTGTCGGCGGGCGAGCGGCAACGCGCCGCAGTCGCCCGGGCGATCGCGCAGGACGCCCGGGTCATGCTGTTCGACGAGCCGACCGCGTTCCTCGACATCCGCCACCGGGTGCTGTTCCACGAGATCGTCGAGCGGCTCGCGGGCGAAGGCGGTATCGGTGCGCTGGTCGCATCGCACGACCTCTCGCTTTCGGCCGAGTACGGCGACCGGATCGTGCTTTTGGCCGGGGGCGCCGTGATGGCCGACGGCAGGCCCGAGGACGTGCTGACGCCCGAAAACGTTTACGCGGCGTACGGCGTCGAGGTCGTGTGCGACCGGAACCCGGCGACGGGCGCAGTCCGCATCACGCCGGTCCGGCGCAGCCGGGCAAGGCAGGACGGGTAG
- a CDS encoding TonB-dependent receptor, with protein MNHGIGNRAPGILRWAAASGVAVAMLLAGTGPAAWADDETVTTIDPVQVTATRIPKKVSEQASSVSVVTREEIELGNQPLVGDAMQGLPGVEVRRKGTPGNQEDIKIRGGSGKNTLVLIDGFPVNSPTFGAFDIGSLPADAFERVEVMRGAQGALYGSSAMSGVVNFVPRKGDEGREGGGGISGGSYNSLKWNGYGQGGDADRNFHLGLSGFNSDGQFRNDDVRSVSFLGTGETTVGQRNRLHAIVLSTDTNKGIAIDGTQPLDINHLQDRRSFLAGLRWETQLSKVLSITAYGSQFDEFFHEKDPVDPGEVSPWGGPPFAFEETTKTRKQSGGLTGHLAAGPYSDTFLGAEYAKDRAGDSTFSNFGDSVKGDATINRSVYLQEELHFAKRAGLSAGARLDKNSEAGTQFNPKAAAYCNLDAIGTRLRAGVGRGFRTPGFMDKDVTFGGNPDLKPETTVSHEAGIDVRLPGRLGQLSATWFYQNFHGRFQTGPASAAHPFGQLENIGRSYARGIETSVALRPMKEIEATLGYTLTDSWDSTNQVRLQGIPRHRGTASLLLRPIDPWETRIDWQAESNMLDFGPADLVPTVRGGYARVDLSTRYTWTVANAAIREVALTGEVRDLTNRQFEERRNYPVTGTTFMVGTQIRM; from the coding sequence ATGAATCACGGAATCGGAAACAGGGCGCCGGGCATCCTGCGGTGGGCGGCGGCAAGCGGCGTGGCCGTCGCGATGCTGCTGGCGGGCACGGGTCCGGCCGCATGGGCTGACGACGAAACGGTGACGACGATCGACCCGGTCCAGGTGACGGCGACGCGCATCCCGAAGAAGGTGAGCGAGCAGGCGTCGTCGGTCAGCGTGGTGACGCGCGAGGAGATCGAGCTGGGCAACCAGCCGCTGGTCGGCGATGCCATGCAGGGCCTTCCCGGCGTCGAGGTACGGCGGAAGGGGACGCCCGGCAACCAGGAAGACATCAAGATCCGCGGCGGTTCGGGCAAGAATACGCTCGTCCTGATCGACGGCTTCCCGGTCAACAGCCCGACGTTCGGTGCCTTCGATATCGGCTCGCTGCCGGCGGACGCCTTCGAACGGGTCGAGGTGATGCGGGGGGCGCAGGGCGCGCTGTACGGGTCCAGCGCCATGAGCGGCGTCGTGAATTTCGTTCCCCGGAAGGGGGACGAGGGGCGCGAGGGGGGCGGGGGGATTTCCGGCGGCAGCTACAACTCCCTCAAATGGAACGGTTACGGGCAGGGGGGCGACGCCGACCGGAACTTTCATCTCGGTCTTTCCGGCTTCAACAGCGACGGGCAGTTCCGGAACGACGACGTCCGGTCGGTGTCGTTCCTTGGCACCGGCGAGACCACGGTCGGCCAACGGAACCGGCTGCACGCCATCGTTCTCTCGACCGACACGAACAAGGGGATCGCGATCGACGGGACGCAGCCGCTCGACATCAACCACCTCCAGGACCGCCGCAGCTTCCTGGCCGGGTTGCGCTGGGAGACGCAGCTGTCGAAGGTCCTCTCGATCACCGCGTACGGAAGCCAGTTCGACGAGTTCTTCCACGAGAAGGACCCGGTCGACCCCGGGGAGGTGTCGCCCTGGGGTGGTCCCCCCTTCGCCTTCGAAGAGACCACCAAGACCCGGAAGCAGTCCGGCGGGCTGACGGGGCACCTGGCGGCGGGACCGTATTCCGACACCTTCCTCGGCGCCGAATATGCCAAGGACCGCGCGGGCGATTCCACCTTTTCCAATTTCGGCGACAGCGTGAAGGGCGACGCGACGATCAACCGGTCCGTCTACCTGCAGGAGGAGCTCCACTTCGCGAAGCGGGCCGGGCTGAGCGCAGGCGCACGGCTCGACAAGAACAGCGAGGCGGGCACCCAGTTCAACCCGAAGGCGGCGGCGTACTGCAACCTCGACGCGATCGGCACCCGGCTTCGGGCCGGCGTGGGGCGGGGATTCCGCACGCCCGGTTTCATGGACAAGGACGTGACGTTCGGTGGAAACCCGGATCTCAAGCCGGAGACGACGGTCTCGCATGAGGCGGGGATCGACGTCCGCCTTCCGGGAAGGCTCGGCCAGCTCTCGGCGACCTGGTTCTACCAGAACTTCCACGGTCGGTTCCAGACCGGGCCGGCCTCGGCCGCGCACCCGTTCGGGCAGCTCGAGAACATCGGCCGGTCGTATGCGCGGGGGATCGAGACGTCGGTCGCATTGCGCCCGATGAAGGAGATCGAGGCGACGCTCGGCTATACGCTCACCGATTCGTGGGACTCGACCAACCAGGTCCGGCTGCAGGGGATTCCAAGGCATCGCGGGACCGCTTCGCTGCTCCTGCGCCCGATCGACCCGTGGGAGACCCGGATCGACTGGCAGGCCGAGAGCAACATGCTCGACTTCGGGCCGGCCGACCTGGTTCCCACGGTGCGCGGCGGCTATGCCCGGGTCGACCTTTCCACCCGTTACACCTGGACCGTGGCGAACGCGGCGATCCGGGAAGTGGCGCTGACGGGGGAGGTGCGCGACCTGACGAACCGGCAGTTCGAGGAGCGGCGGAACTACCCGGTGACCGGGACCACCTTCATGGTGGGGACCCAGATCCGGATGTAG
- a CDS encoding TonB family protein has product MDSGNTGVIGRTGAFPSAGAKAGGQKALAASPIRRALGLSALAHLLAVGGFLVVAAAGPRAPAFVEVSLVAPPRETLLPAAVSGGAGNRSPHAASARPAPRPATDPGRAQGRLQGRALPASGLPAQISPAAAPVQSPAPPLTAPSRPTTSGAAAHPALPSVAGGIPGGIGIPDGGVRLSGPAPTGSASGAGREGAGFASPGYAGRSGSGVSGSGALSGDGTGHVPPAPRALRDRIQSRVAYPAESIRREEEGEVLLRVLVGREGDPREIRVVRSSGVRRLDEAARRGVGGAAPLPSSPGWYEVPVRFSLRID; this is encoded by the coding sequence ATGGACAGCGGGAACACAGGGGTTATCGGTCGGACCGGGGCGTTTCCCTCGGCCGGGGCGAAGGCGGGGGGGCAAAAGGCGCTTGCGGCGTCACCGATTCGGCGCGCCCTGGGGTTATCGGCCTTGGCGCACCTGCTGGCCGTCGGCGGGTTTCTCGTCGTCGCCGCTGCGGGTCCTCGCGCGCCCGCGTTCGTCGAGGTGTCGCTGGTCGCGCCGCCCCGGGAGACCCTGCTGCCGGCGGCCGTTTCCGGGGGCGCCGGCAACCGGTCGCCGCACGCGGCATCCGCCCGACCGGCACCCCGCCCCGCCACGGATCCGGGTCGGGCACAGGGCCGATTGCAAGGGAGGGCGTTGCCGGCGTCTGGTCTGCCTGCCCAAATCTCGCCGGCAGCCGCACCCGTTCAATCGCCCGCGCCGCCGCTGACGGCGCCCTCGCGGCCGACGACATCCGGCGCGGCCGCACACCCGGCATTGCCGTCCGTCGCCGGAGGCATCCCGGGGGGCATCGGCATCCCGGACGGCGGTGTACGCCTGTCCGGTCCTGCGCCGACGGGGTCCGCATCGGGCGCCGGCCGCGAAGGCGCCGGCTTCGCTTCACCGGGCTACGCCGGCCGCAGCGGGTCCGGCGTTTCGGGCTCCGGCGCCCTTTCCGGGGACGGGACGGGTCATGTCCCGCCCGCCCCACGCGCCCTGCGCGACCGGATCCAGTCGCGCGTCGCTTACCCGGCTGAGTCGATCCGCCGGGAGGAGGAGGGCGAAGTGCTGCTGCGCGTGCTCGTCGGGCGCGAAGGCGATCCCCGAGAGATCCGTGTCGTCCGGAGCAGCGGCGTCCGTCGTCTCGACGAGGCCGCAAGGCGGGGCGTCGGCGGCGCTGCCCCGTTGCCCTCATCGCCCGGCTGGTACGAAGTCCCCGTCCGCTTCTCCCTGCGCATCGACTGA